Within Amycolatopsis sp. cg5, the genomic segment TGCCGTCGTGCGCGCGGGTGATGCTGGCGACGATCGCCAGCCCGAGCCCGACACCCGCGTGATCGCCGCGGGTGCGTTCGGCGCCGCGCTGGAACGGCTCGACCAGCGTGGCGGCCAAGTCCAGGGAGATCCGCTTGCCGGTGTTCTCGACGGTGAGCTCCACCGTCTCGGGGCGGACGTAGGTCGTGACGTGGACCGTGCCCCGCTCAGGCAGGTTGTGGACGATCGCGTTGTGCACGAGGTTCGTGGTCAGCTGCAGCAACAGCGACGGCGAGCCGACGGTCCGCGCCTGGTCGCCGGACGTCTCGATGGTGATCCCGCGTTCCTCCGCGAGTGCGAGCAGTGTTTCCGTGGCTTCTTCGGCCTTGAGCGACAAGTCGACGGGTTCGCGGGCGAACGCGCGCTGGTCGGCGCGGCTGAGCAGGAGCAGCGCCTCGGTGAGGTCGATCGCCCTGGTGTTGACGACGTGCAGGCGCTCGAGGAGCTCGTCGTGGTCGCGCTCGGCGCGTGCCACGTCGAGCAGCGTCCGCGAGACCGCCAGCGGCGTGCGCAGCTCGTGTGACGCGTTGGCGGCGAACCTGCGTTGTTCGGCGATGTGCGCTTCGAGCCTGCCGAGCATCGTGTCGAAGGCGTCGGCGAGTTCGCGGAACTCGTCGTCGCGGCCCGGCAGCCGGATGCGGTGCGAGAACCGTCCTTTCGCGACGGTGCGGGTGGCCTCGGTGATGCGGTCCAGCGGCGCGAGCATCCGGCCGGCGAGCAGCCAGCCGCCGAGCACACCGAAGACCAGCAGGAAGATCAGCACCAGGCCCATGAACGGCAGGAACGCGCGGACGAGGATCGACCGGTTGATCCAGAAGTAGTCGCTGTTGGTGGTGATCCAGCCGCTGGGCAGGAAGTACAGGTAGAAGACCAGCACGCCCCCGAGCAGCAGGACACCGGCGAGCATGAGGAAGCCGGCGTAGCTCAGGGTGAGCTTGAGCCGGACGCTGAGCCCGCGCTTCCTATCCATCGGTGTCGCCCTCGTCGATGCGGTAGCCGACGCCGGGCACCGTGGCGATCAGCCAGGGCTCGCCGAGCCGCTTGCGCAGCGCCGAGACCGTGATGCGCACGGCGTTGGTGAACGGGTCGGCGTTCTCGTCCCACGCCCGTTCCAGCAGCTCCTCGGCGCTGATGACACCGCCCTCGGCGGCGACCAGCACCTCGAGCACGGCGAACTGCTTCCTGGTCAGCGCGACGTAGCGGCCGTCGCGATAGACCTCGCGGCGGAACGGGTCCAGCCGCAGGCCCGCGATCTCCCGCACCGGCGGCCTGCTGTGGGCGCGCCTGCGGTCCAGCGCCCGCAGCCGGAGCACGAGCTCACGCAGCTCGAACGGCTTGGTGAGGTAGTCGTCGGCGCCGAGCTCGAACCCGGACGCCTTGTCGTCGAGCCGGTCGGCCGCGGTCAGCATCAGGATCGGCATGCCGCTGCCGGACGCGACGATCCGCTTGGCGACCTCGTCGCCAGAGGGGCCGGGGATGTCCCGGTCCAGCACGGCGATGTCGTAGGCGTTGACGCTCAGCAGCTCCAGCGCCGTGTCACCGTCACCCGCGATGTCGGACGCGATCGCCGCCAATCGCAGGCCGTCGCGGACCGCTTCCGCCAGATAGGGCTCGTCCTCGACGATCAAGACACGCACACCGTGGACGGTACGTGCCCGGCCCTATCGCCGGCA encodes:
- the vanR-Sc gene encoding VanSc-type vancomycin resistance response regulator transcription factor VanR, which encodes MRVLIVEDEPYLAEAVRDGLRLAAIASDIAGDGDTALELLSVNAYDIAVLDRDIPGPSGDEVAKRIVASGSGMPILMLTAADRLDDKASGFELGADDYLTKPFELRELVLRLRALDRRRAHSRPPVREIAGLRLDPFRREVYRDGRYVALTRKQFAVLEVLVAAEGGVISAEELLERAWDENADPFTNAVRITVSALRKRLGEPWLIATVPGVGYRIDEGDTDG
- a CDS encoding sensor histidine kinase, whose translation is MDRKRGLSVRLKLTLSYAGFLMLAGVLLLGGVLVFYLYFLPSGWITTNSDYFWINRSILVRAFLPFMGLVLIFLLVFGVLGGWLLAGRMLAPLDRITEATRTVAKGRFSHRIRLPGRDDEFRELADAFDTMLGRLEAHIAEQRRFAANASHELRTPLAVSRTLLDVARAERDHDELLERLHVVNTRAIDLTEALLLLSRADQRAFAREPVDLSLKAEEATETLLALAEERGITIETSGDQARTVGSPSLLLQLTTNLVHNAIVHNLPERGTVHVTTYVRPETVELTVENTGKRISLDLAATLVEPFQRGAERTRGDHAGVGLGLAIVASITRAHDGTLSVTPRAAGGLTVTVRLPAAP